The Impatiens glandulifera chromosome 3, dImpGla2.1, whole genome shotgun sequence genome contains a region encoding:
- the LOC124930090 gene encoding uncharacterized mitochondrial protein AtMg00810-like, protein MTDRFQMSMMGEMSFFLGLQVRQIDTGTFISQPKYTAELLKKFGMYTCAEEATPMSESVKLDKDEDGQAVDITAYRGIIGSLLYLTASRPDILFDVGVCRRFQANPKQSQYTADKRILKYLKGTQDVGLWYPKDSNFNLISYFDPDYAGCKIDRKSTSGTCQFLGDRLVS, encoded by the coding sequence ATGACTGACAGATTtcagatgagtatgatgggggaaatgagtttcttcctaggtctgcAGGTTCGGCAAATTGACACCGGAACATTCATCAGCCAACCCAAATACACAGCCGAACTACTTAAAAAATTTGGAATGTACACTTGTGCCGAAgaggctactccaatgagcgaATCAGTAAAACTGGATAAAGACGAGGACGGTCAAGCGGTAGATATAACAGcataccgaggaatcatcggctcACTCCTTtacctaacagccagccgaccggacattctgttCGATGTTGGAGTATGcagaagattccaagccaatccaaagcaatcacaatATACCGCGGATAAAAGGATTCTGAAATATCTGAAAGGGACTCAAGACGTGGGTCTATGGTATCCAAAAGATTCAAATTTTAATCTAATAAGTTACTTTGAtccagactatgcaggctgcaaaatTGACCGAAAGAGCAcgagcggaacatgccaatttctAGGAGACCGGCTCGTCTCCTGA